The window TTTTACTCATTTTAATTATCCTCCTTAGAATATGTGTTTATTTTATTTTATCTCTTTAAAATTGCTACTATTATGCTTGTACTTCTTTTTCCTTTCTAACTGCATCCAGGACATTTACCATATTACGCAATGGTCCTGAAAGAACATTTGCCATGCCAACAAGTGGCGATTGCATTCCTCTTACAACCTGAGCAAGCAGTTCCTCTCTTGAAGGTAGTTCTGCCAGAGCAATAATCTGATCTAGTGATACTACTTTGCCTTCTAACACGCCACCCTTAATTTCAAGAGCCTTATTATTCTTGGAAAATTGAGCCAACACCTTAGCTGGGGCAACTGGGTCTTCAGTACTAAAAGCAATTGCAGTTGGTCCATCAAGATACTGTTTAAGCTCTTCTAATCCCATATTCTGGGCAGCTATCTTTGTAAGGGTATTTTTTAGAACCTTATATTCAACGTTGACTTCTCTAAG of the Desulfitibacter sp. BRH_c19 genome contains:
- a CDS encoding 50S ribosomal protein L10, whose protein sequence is MNKQRRVKEQTVQEITEKLQNSMTAVITDYRGLNVAQATKLRNELREVNVEYKVLKNTLTKIAAQNMGLEELKQYLDGPTAIAFSTEDPVAPAKVLAQFSKNNKALEIKGGVLEGKVVSLDQIIALAELPSREELLAQVVRGMQSPLVGMANVLSGPLRNMVNVLDAVRKEKEVQA